A region of the Curvibacter sp. AEP1-3 genome:
GGAGTTCCACACCGCGGTTCTCAAAGCCACCAACAACCCGTTGCTGATGCCTTTGGCAGCCATCATCGGCAGTGCGCTGGAGTCTTTGCTGGGCGTGACGGCACGCACCTCGGACAACTTCAAACAAGCCTTGCCGGACCACCAGAAGGTGTTCGATGCCATCCGCCTGCAGGAACCGCAAAACGCACTGCACCGCATGGCAGGCATGCTGTCCGATACCCGCAGCCTGATCCGCGCCACCATCCAGCCAGATACATGAGGCTGTCATTTGCGGTTTATTTGTATGATGAATAGTCCTACAATGGCGCATTTTTAACCCTTTGGAAGCCTATGAAGCCGGAATCACTCTCCCACTTCGCGCAGTACCCCAGCCTGAAAGGACGCAGTGTCTTCGTGACCGGCGGCAGCTCCGGCATCGGCGGCGACATCGTGATCGCCTTTGCGCGCCAGGGCGCCCAGGTCGCCTTTACCGGCCGCAATGCAGAGGCGGCCCAACAAGTCATTGATGCGGCGAACGCACTGGGGCCAGAACCCCTGTTTCTGCAAAGCGATGCGGCCGATGTGGATGCATTGAAAGCAGCCATTGCCACGGCAGCCGCACGCTTTGGAGATATCACGGTGCTGGTGAACAATGTGGCGAATGACCAGCGTCATGAGCTCGCAGAGGTCACGGCCGACGATTTCGACTGGCGTGTCTCTGTCAACCTGCGGCCCCACTTCTTTGCAGCACAGGCCGTGGTCGAAGGCATGAAGCGCTCAGGCGGCGGTGCCATCGTGAACCTGGGCTCCACCAGCTGGAAGATCAAGGGCAAAG
Encoded here:
- a CDS encoding SDR family NAD(P)-dependent oxidoreductase, producing MKPESLSHFAQYPSLKGRSVFVTGGSSGIGGDIVIAFARQGAQVAFTGRNAEAAQQVIDAANALGPEPLFLQSDAADVDALKAAIATAAARFGDITVLVNNVANDQRHELAEVTADDFDWRVSVNLRPHFFAAQAVVEGMKRSGGGAIVNLGSTSWKIKGKGYPVYATCKSATVGLTRSLARELGEFNIRVNTLTPGWIMTDKQLAMWVDEAGERAMKENHCLPGRILGADVANMALFLSAADSGMVTAQDFVVDAGWT